The nucleotide window ATGTTAAAACACCGTATATTCGAATGGATCAAGAGGTGCTGGATGCTGAGTGCAGCAAAGTTTTGAAATCCAATGAGGCCGTAGTAGTGAATGGTTGGTCGGCTTGCCTCCAGGAGCACAAGGCTGAAGCCAGTACCTATATTGAAGACGCCGGACTGCAGGTTTATATTAATAGATATCGTCATCGTGATAAATATTTTCAATATTATGTCGAGCGTGCGGCTACGATGGTGCCGTTGATTGATTCGGTTTATAAAGTGTACTTATTTCCTGACGAGATGGTTTATATTAAAAAGAACTGTAAAGCAGTCGATACTGTCAAACGATTTTTCTTGCATTTTTATAAAAAAACTGCATCTTCTGTTCTGGATTTTAATTTTTTTGATAAGGGTGCTATGGTGGGTGATGCTTGTGTCACGGTGAGGGTGTTTGAAAAATGGCAGATTAAAGATGCTTACTCCATTTCAACGGGTCAGTTTAATGTCAAAGGCGGCGTAGCTGGTGATCGTATATGGCAAGCTGAAGTGCCGGTGCGTTGAATCACTATGGTTCATATTCCCCGCCGCTTGCGGCGCTTTCAGCAACAGCGCTATGCGCTGTGATGCGCAGCGGCGAATACGCTGCAGCTTGTTGCGGGTATGTTTATTTTGATGGATTTTGAATTTTGCTTCGGTCAAATGGGCCGGCTTCCGATCGTTGAGTTAGTTCATCTGTAGAGTGTTGTTGTGAGCCTCTTCAAAGCCGCCTCCACCGTTTCCCTGTTGACCCTGGTCTCGCGCATCACGGGGCTGGTGCGCGACCTGCTCATGGCGTCGGCGTTTGGTGTCAGCGGGTTGACGGATGCCTTCAACGTGGCGTTTCGTATTCCCAACCTGCTGCGCCGCCTGTTTGCGGAAGGCGCGTTCAGCCAGGCTTTCGTGCCGGTGCTGGCCTCGGCCAAGGCGCGAGATGGCGAGGCGGCGACCAAGCTGCTGATCGACGACGTGGCCACGGCGCTGACCTGGGCGCTGCTGGCGACCTGCGTGGTGGGCGTGGTTGCCGCGCCGCTGCTGGTGTGGGCGCTGGCCAGCGGGCTGGATGCGCAGAGCTTCGACGCGGGCGTGCTGATGACGCGCTGGATGTTCCCTTACATCGGCTGCATGTCGCTGGTGGCGTTTTCGGCGGGCATACTCAACACATGGCGGCACTTTGCCGTGCCGGCCGCCACGCCGGTGCTGCTGAACCTGGCGATGATCGCGGCCGCTTGGCTTGGGGCGCCTTGGTTCGCGTCGATGGGCATCGAGCCGATCTACGCCATGGCGGCTGGCGTGATGCTGGGCGGTGTGCTCCAGCTGGGCGTGCAGATTCCGGCGCTGCGCCGGCTGGGCCTGCTGCCGCGCATCGGCCTAACCTGGCGCCGCCTGCGCGCGGCCTGGGCCGACCCCGGCGTGCGGCAGGTGCTGACGTTGATGCTGCCGGCGTTGCTGGGCGTGGGGGTGGCGCAGCTGTCGCTGCTGATCAACACGCAGATCGCCTCGCACCTGGCCGCGGGCAGCGTCACCTGGGTCTGGTACGCCGATCGGCTGATGGAGTTTCCCACCGCACTGCTGGGCGTGGCGCTGGGTGTGGTGCTGACGCCGCAGCTGGCCGCCGCGCGCGCCGGCGGCGACCAGGCCCGCTATTCGCAGATGCTCGACTGGGGTCTGCGCCTGGTGCTGATGCTGGCGCTGCCGTGCGCGGCGGCGCTGCTGGTGTTCGCGACGCCGCTGATCGCCACGCTGTTCCACCACGGCCGCTTCGACGGCGACGATGTGCAGCGCGTGGCATTGGCGCTGATGGGCTATGGTGTCGGCCTGCTGGGGCTGGTGGCCATCAAGGTGCTGGCGCCGGGCTATTACGCCAGCCTAGACATCCGCACGCCGGTCAAGATTGCCGTGGCGGTGCTGGTCATCACGCAGCTGCTCAATCTGCTGTTGGTTCCGCTGCTGCAGCACGCGGCGCTCACCCTGTCGATCGCGCTGGGCGCCATGATCAACGCGCTGTGGCTGCTGATCGGGCTGATCCGGCGCGGCAGCTACCGGCCTCAAGACGGTTGGGCGTTATTTGCCGTGCAAGTGCTGGGCGCCACTTTGCTGATGAGCGCCTTCTTGCTGTGGGGCGCGCGCCACTTCGATTGGTTGGGCACCGCCGCGCTGCCGCGCGCCGCGTTGCTGGCGATGATGTTGGCGGTCTCGGCGGCGATCTACTTTGGCGCGCTGCTGGCCTCGGGCGTGCGGCTTCGCCAGTTGCTCCGGCGCTGAGCGCCCACCCAAGCGCGGCATTGACGCTTACCGCGCCGGGCCGCTACAAAGCGGTCATGAAGTTCGATTTTCCCGCCCCGACGCCGCTGGCTTATTTTTCGAGCTTGGTGCAGCGCGACGAAGGCCTGCCGCTGCTGGAGGCAGCCGCTACCCTGGGGCAGGACGACCAACCCGGGCTCGACGTGCAGCAGGTGCTCCATGATGTCGACCAGCTGGCCGCCCGCCTGCATCGCCGCTTGGGCGACGGTGCCGACGCGGTGGAGCGGTTGCGCGTGCTCAACCAATTCTTCTTTGGCGATCTTGGGTTTGCGGGCAACGTCAACGACTACCACAACCCGGACAATAGTTTTTTGCACAGAGTGCTGCACACGCGGCATGGCATCCCGGTTTCGCTGGCGGTGCTGTGGCTGGAACTGGCGCAGGGCCTGGAGCTGCGGGCCTCGGGCGTGGGCTTTCCGGGCCATTTTCTGGTGCAAGTCAACCTGAGCGAGGGCCGGGTGGTGATCGACCCCTTCACCGGCCAGTCGCTTGGGCGCAGCGAGTTGCGCGAGCGCATAGAAGAGTTCCACCCCGAGCTGGCGCCCGCGCCCGGCAGCGACCTTCCGTTGGCGCTGTACTTGCGGCCGGCGGCGCCGCGACAGATCTTGGCGCGCATGCTGCGTAACCTGCAGGACATCCACCGCACGCAAGAGGATTGGCGTCGCTTCGTGCAGGTGCAGGATCGTTTGATCACGCTGCTGCCAGACGCCTGGGACGAAGTGCGCGACCGCGGGCTGGCGCTGGCCGAGCTGGGCGCGCTCGACCGCGCGTGCGCCGACCTGGCGCTGTACCTGAGCCAGGCCGGAGACACCCAGGATCGCAGCCAAGTGGCCGAGCGGCTGACCGAGTTGGGGCGGTTGATGTCCTGAGGTGCCGGTGGGATAGGTTTTTAGCCACCAGCGCTGGACTGTCAAGCGCGAGCAGCTCTCACTTTTGAAGCATTTGGCGCGCGCCTGGGGGTCTGGGTGCAGCCGCGCCACCGCCGCCACTGGGCGACAGGGTGCGGCGGCACCAGCCACGCGCCTGCTAGATTGCTTTAATTTTGATAGCTGCTTGCGCTTGCCAATCGGGCGCTGGAGCCCGATTTAACCTACAAACTTGGGTTAAGCAGCTTGAGCTTGGTGTGCTGGGCATGGCAGACAAGGCGTGGCCGGCGCGCCGCACCGCCGGGGTCAGCGCGTTTGCGCAAAAGTGAACGCATCAAAGCCAAAAAACCAACCCCGATAGGCACTTATGGGGATTTTGAAGTGTCCGGCCGCCGCTTCCCGGTTCAATGGTCAATCGTTGGCCGCGTTCAGCCCCCGCGCGGCTGCCGGCGAGCGCGCCAGCCCGGCCCTGTGCCAGGCGCGGCGCAGTTGGGTGTCTGAGCTGAAACCCGCCAGGTCGGCCGCCTGCGTGACCGAACGGCCCGCCTGCAGCCCCGCCTGCGCCACCGCCAGGCGCAGCGTGCGCAGATAGTCCTGTGGGCTGGTGCCCGCGTGCTCGGCGAACAAGCGTGTCAGGTGGCGCGGCGAGGTGTGCGCGACCTGGGCCATGGCGGCCAGCGGCCAATCCTGCCGCGGCGCCTGGCTCAGTGCGTCTTGCACGCGGTGCACGGCCGGGTGCAAGTGGTCGCGGTGGCGCAGGAAGGGCGACAACTCCGCATCGTGCGGGCCGCGCCGCAGCGCCACCACCAGGCTTTGCGCCACGCGCGCGGCCAGCGGTGCGCCACACGCGGCGGCGATGCGATGCAGCGCCAGGTCGATGCCGCAGGTGACGCCTGCGCTGCTCCACACCGGCCCGTCTTGCACGAACACGCGGTTGGCCAGCACCTCGCAGGCCGGCTCGGCGGCGCGCAATTCGTCCAGGTGCTGGTGGTGCGTGGTGGCTTGGCGGCCGGCCAGCAGGCCGGCGCGCGCGGCGATCACGGCACCGGCGCAGACGCACACCAGTTCGAGTTGTCCGGCTGCCAGCCGCAGACCGCGCAGCCAGTGCAAGGCGGCGCGGGCGGGCGGCGTGCGCAGATCCATTGCATCACCCGGTTGGCCCACCAGCACGACCCAGCTGGGCGTGGGAAGGGTCGCAGGCAGCGGTTCCAACCCGGTGAGCAGCGGCCCGACCGAGCCGGCCACGCCGTCGCCCGGGCCGGCAAAGCGCAGCCGAAAACGCGGCGGCTCGCCTTGCGCTGCCCGTTGCGCGTTGGCCATGCGCAGCGCCTCGGCCGGGCCGGCCCAGTCCAGCAACAGGCTGCCGGGCAGCAGCAAGAACAGAACGTCGATCACGCCGCGGTCATCGCGGGCCATGGCTTGCGTTGGTGTTCCACGCGCTGGCGTACAAGCACCGGGTTCGGATTTCGATCGGGTGAGTCATGCGGCGTTGATCCGGACACTGTTCAGGCGGCGCGGGCCAGCGCCTCATCCACCGTGCACAGCGTGGCGAAGCGGTCTTTCAGCACCGTGGCGGTGCGCGCCACGATCTCGGCGGCGGGCAGCGGCTGGCCATCGGGCTGATTCATATCGAAAGTCAGGGTGGCCTCGGGCACGAAATCGACCTGCCAGCCCATGTCGCTGGCGTGGCGCGCGGTGGTTTCGCAACACTGCTCGGTGCGGATGCCGCTGACGATTAGGCGCGTGATGCCGTGCTGCGTGAGCCACACGTCCAGCCCGGTGCCCACGAGCGCGCTGTGGCGCGACTTGGTGAAGCTGGCGGCGGCGTCGAAGGCGACAAGGCCGGCCAGCGCCCGCACGTGTCCGCTGGCGGCGGCAAAGGGGTTGTCCGGCGTGTCGGGGCCTGATTGATGAAATACGCGCACGATCGGCACGCCGCGTGCGGCGCAGCCTTCGATCAACGCGTTTTGCGCCGCCAGGTAGGCGGGCAGGCCGCGCTCGCTGAAAAAGGGGCGGTGGCGGAAGGATTCCTGCACGTCGATGACGAGAAGGCAGCTGTTCATGGCGCGGCTCCGATGGGTGGTGAAAGGCCCCAGATGGTCGCGCCGCGCGGGGCCCGCGTCCGCACGCGCCGGGACCGCGACCGATCAAATCCGGACATGCTGGCTGGCGGACCAAATTTTAGGTCAAATCGAGTTCTTTCGCCCGCCAGTAAAGCGCAAGCAGCTATTAAAAATATAGTAAAAAAACCGCGTCGCGGCCGCGCTATACCCAACCCGAGGACTGCAGCTCTTTCTTCGCGTAGGCGTAAAACAGCGGCGCCGCCACCAGCCCAGCGGGGCCGAATACGGCTTCCATCACGAACATCACCGACAGCAGCTCCCACACGCCCATGTGCGTGCGGTGGCCGATGACCTTCGCGTTGATGAAGTATTCGGCCTTGTGGATGGCCACCAAGAAGGCCAGGCAAGCCAGCGCCACCACGGGCGACACCGACAGGCCGACCAGCGTGAGCACGCCGTTGCAGATCAGGTTGCCGACGATGGGCACCAGCCCGGCCACGAAGGTCAGCAGGATCAGCGCCATGCTGTAGGGCAGGCGGCTGTCCCACAGCGGCAGCACCACCAGCAGAAAGACGGCGGTGAGAAAGGTGTTGAACAGCGCGATCCAGAACTGCGCCACCACGATCTGGCGGAAGGTTTCGCCAAAGCGCGTCAGCCGCAGGTGCAACTGCGCCGCCAGCGGCCGCAGCATGATCACCGGCGGGCGCGCCGCCGCCAGCACGCCGATCAGCAGCCCGACAAAGGCAAACAGCAGCCCCGACAGCCAAGCCCGGCCGGTGGTGGCCAGCGTGCCGGCCTTGCTGGCCAGATAGGCGGCGATGACGCGCTGCACGTCCTCGGCCCCGCGCGGCAGTTGCGCCGCGATGTCGGGCGGCAGCTTGCTGCCAAACTCCATCACCGTGCGCGCCATGAAAGCCAGCAGATCGCGGTAAGTGGCCGGCGCATCCAGGATGACGCCGCGCGTGCGCGGCAGCAGCAGGGCGATCAGCACCACCGGAATCAGCGCCATCAGCGCCGCCGCCAGCTTGGGCGCCTGATGGTCGTGCGAACGCGTCAGCGTGCCCAGCCGCGGGCTGAGCCAGCGCGTGCCCAGAAAACCCAGGCACACGCACAGCAGACCGGGCAACAGGCCCTGCCACATGATCAGCAGCAGCGACGCAACCATCGCCACGTGGCTGGCCACGGTGGCGATGTTTTCGCGGCGCTGGTATTCGGGCGTGGGCAAGGCTGAAAAGCCTGGGTGTCAGCCCACCACGACCGCGGCACCGCTGCCGCGCGGGGCGATGCGGCCAATCTCGTACACCTGTTCGCCGGCGGCGCGCAAGCTGTCGGCACACGCGGCCGCGCTGGCGGCGTCGATCACGACGATCATGCCGATGCCATTGTTGAAGGTGCGGTTCATCTCGGTGTCGTCGATGCCGGCGGTTTGTTGCAGCCAGCCGAACAGCTCGCTGCGCGGCCAGCTGCCTTTGGTGAGATGCGCGGCCAAGCCATCCGGCAGCACGCGGGGAATGTTCTCCAGCAGGCCGCCACCGGTGATGTGAGCCAGCGCCTTGATGCCCTGTGCCGAGCCTGTCGACGCAGGGTGCGCGGCCAGCGCGGAAAGCACATTCTTCACGTAGATCCGGGTCGGCGCCATCACCGCTTGCTTGAAGGGCCGGCCGTCCAGCGTGGCGGGCAGACTGCTGCCGGCGCGCTCGATGCACTTGCGCACCAGGCTGAAGCCGTTGCTGTGCACGCCGCTGCTGGCCAGGCCCAGCACCACGTCGCCTTCGGCCACGCCCTGGCCGGTCAGGATTTTCGATTTTTCAACCGCGCCGACGCAAAAACCCGCCAGGTCGTATTCGCCTGGCGGATACATGCCCGGCATCTCGGCCGTCTCACCGCCGATCAGCGCGCAGCCGGCCAGCTCGCAGCCCTGGGCGATGCCGCCCACCACGGCGGCGGCGGTGTCCACGTCCAGCTTGCCGCAGGCAAAGTAGTCGAGAAAGAACAGCGGCTCGGCGCCTTGCACCAGCACGTCATTGACGCTCATGGCCACCAGATCGATGCCCACCGTATCGTGCATGGCCCATTCAAAGGCCAGGCGCAGCTTGGTGCCCACGCCGTCGGTGCCGCTGACCAGCACCGGCTCTTGGTAGCGTTTGGGCACTTCGAACAGCGCGCCAAAACCGCCCAAGCCCGACAGCACGCCCTCGCGCAGGGTTTTTTTGGCCAGGGGCTTGATGCGCTCGACCAGCGCGTCGCCAGCGTCGATGTCGACGCCAGCGTCTTTGTAGTTGAGAGGGGTGGGAGAGGGCGAAGAACTCATGAGGGTGCAACAACGAAGGGGCTGCCAGGCGCCGCCAACCGGCTCCCGCATAAAATCAAGTCCTTGATTCTAGGCGTTGCATTCCCCTTGTTTTCGTCCCCGCCCGCGTGCCGCGCGGGGCTGGGCGCTGTTGTGTATCCGATGGCCGCGGAGCGGGCCATGCGGAAACGCCGCGGAGCGGGCTTGGCCCGGCCGCTGACGTTGCCCCCCTGGGCGGAAGGCGGCCGCAGGCCGACTCAGGGGGCAGCTTGAAGCAAATCGCGCTCGATATCGGTTTGGCCCCCGAGCCGACGCTGGACGGCTTCGTGGCCGGGCGCAACAGCGCCGCGCTGCAACACCTGCGGTTGTGGAGCGAGAGCACCGCGCGCTCGCCGGTGCCCACCTATCTGTGGGGCCCGCAAGGTGCCGGCAAGACCCACCTGCTGCGCGCCGCGCGGGCGCAACTGCTGGCGCAGGGCGCTGCCGTGGGCTGGCTGGACGCCGGCACACCGCCGCACACGCCCTTCAACGAACACTGGGGCGCGGTGCTGCTGGACGATGTGCACCTGTATGGCGCGGAGTTGCAGCACACCGCGTTCAATTGGTTCGTCAACGCCGTGGCGCCGGCCAACGGCCGCGCTCTGCCGGTGCTGGCCGCCGGCGGGCTGCCACCGGCCGATCTGGCGCTGCGTGAAGACCTGCGCACGCGCCTGGGCTGGGGTCATGTGTTTGAGCTGCAGGTGTTGCCCGAATCCGAGCTGCGCGCCGTGTTGCGCCGCGCCGCCGACGCGCGGGGCGTTTTTCTGCCGGACGAGGTGATGAACTTCGTGCTCGGCCGCTTTTCGCGCGACCTGGGCAGCCTGATGCAATTGCTCGATCATCTGGACCGCTACGCGCTGCAAACGCAGCGCGCCATCACGATTCCTCTGGTCAAGTCGATGCTTCAAAATGAATAGCTGCTCGCGCTTTCCCAGCTTGCGGAACCCCCATTTTTGACAATGAAACTTGCCCTCTTCGACCTCGACCACACCCTGATTCCCATCGATTCAGACCACGCCTGGGGTGATTTCGTCACCCGCATCGGATGGACCGATGCCGCCGAATTCAAGCGCCGCAACGACGCCTTTTATGAGCAATACAAGGCAGGCACGCTCGACATCGCCGAATACATCCGTTTCACCACTGGGCCGATCCGCCGCCATGGCCCCGGCGCCTCGGCCGAGGCGCAGGCGCGCTTCATGCGCGAGGTGATCGCGCCGGCCATCAGGCCGCAGGCGCGGGCGCTGGTCGAAGCGCACCGCAAGGCCGGCGACGCGCTGGTCATCGTCACGGCCACCAACGAATTCGTCACCCGGCCCATCGCGCACAGCTTTGGCATCGACGAGCTGATCGCTGTCGATCTGGCGCGCGGCCCCGGCGGCTGGATCACGGGCGAAATCGCCGGCGTGCCCTCGTTTCGCGAAGGCAAGGTCACGCGCGTGGCCCAATGGCTGGCCGCGCGCGGTCTTTCGTTTGGCGAGGTGGATATCACCTTTTATTCCGACTCACGCAATGATCTGCCGCTGCTTGAAAAGTCGCAGAATCCAGTGGCCACCAACCCCGACGCCACGCTGCGTGCCATCGCCATCCAGCGCGGTTGGCGCATCCTCGAATTGTTTCCCCAAGAAGAAAACGCATGATCAACAAGTTCATCGGCCGGCTGATCGACAAGGCCACGGCAGGCAGCAAGGGCCGCAAGCGCTTTGGCAAACGTGCCGAGATCGGCCCCGACGGCCACGGCATCAACCCCGCGCTGGTCGATGAGCGCGCCGCCAACGTGGTGCGCACGCTGAAAGAGGCCGGTTACGAGGCCTACATCGTCGGCGGCGCCGTGCGCGATTTGCTTCTGGGCCTGAAACCCAAGGACTTCGACGTTGCCACCAACGCCACGCCCGAGCAGGTCAAGCAGCTGTTCCGGCGCGCTTTCATCATCGGCCGGCGCTTTCGCATCGTGCACGTCGTGTACGGACGCGGGCGCGAGCACGAAGTGATCGAGGTCTCCACCTTCCGCGCCTACATGGACAACGCCGCTGCCGAAGCCGTCAGCGGCAACGAACGCACCGCCAAGGGTCAACTGGCCGGCATGAAGCACGCCGTGGATGCGTCGGGCCGCGTGCTGCGCGACAACGTGTGGGGCTCGCAGGAAGAAGACGCCGCGCGGCGCGACTTCACCGTCAACGCCATGTACTACGACCCCGAAACGCGCGTGGTGGTCGACTACCACAGCGGCATCCAGGATTCGCGCAAGAAGCTGCTGCGCATGATTGGCGACGCCGCCACGCGCTACCGCGAAGACCCGGTGCGCATCATGCGCGCGGTGCGGTTTGGCGCCAAGTTGAGCGGGCTGGGTTTCACGCTCGAACCCAAGACGGCCAAGCCGCTGGTCGAAGCGCGCGCATTGCTGGCCGAGGTGCCGCAAAGCCGCCTGTTCGACGAGATGATCAAACTGCTGCAAACCGGGCATGCCGTGCCCAGCGTCGATCAACTGCGCAAGCTGGGCCTGGGCAAGGGCATCTATCCGCTGTTGGATGTGGTGGTCGAGCGCGCCGACCAACCTTTCGTCAAGGCTGCGCTGGCCGACACCGACCGCCGCGTGTCGGAAGGCAAGCCGGTGGCGCCGTCGTTCTTGCTGGCCTGCGTGCTGTGGCAGGACGTGCTGGCCGGCTGGAAGGCGCGGCTGGCGCGCGCCGAACACCCGTTCCCCGCGCTGCAGGACGCCATCGACGAGGTGTTCGACGCTCGCATCGGCGATGTGTCGGGCCGCGGCAAGCTGGGTGCCGACATGCGCGAAATCTGGATGATGCAGCCGCGCTTTGAAAAGCGCAGCGGCAATACCCCGTTCAGCCTGGCCGAACAGCCGCGCTTTCGCGCCGGCTTCGACTTCCTGCGCCTGCGCGCCGACGTCGGCGAGATTGACGAAGAGTTGGCCGATTGGTGGCAAGCCTTCAGCCTGGCCGACGACGGCGTGCGCGAAAGCCTGGTGCGCGAGTTGCGCGCCGAGCAGCAGCGGGTCAAAAAGCAGCAGCCGCCGCGCGTGCACCGGGTGCCAAAACAGCCCTTAGCGCCCGAGGGGCAAGCGCAAGAAGCTCCTGAATCTGTAGCGGATGAGGCCGGCGAGGACAGCACCGCCACGCCCGCCAAAAAGCGCCGCCGCCGGCGCCGCAAGCCGTCGTCCGGCAACGGCGGCGCACCTGCAGCGCCCGCGCCGAGCGGCGGTGATTGAGCTTTTTGAGCGCGAGCCCGTCACCGCCTACGTGGCGCTGGGCGCCAACCTGGGCGATGCCGCCGCGGCGCTGCGCCAGGCCATCGGTGCGCTGAATCAGCTGCCGGGCACGCACGTCAGCGCGCATTCCAGCCTGTACCGCACCGCGCCCGTCGATGCCACTGGCCCCGATTACGTCAACGCCGCCGTACAACTGTCCACCCGCCTGACGGCGCCCGATCTGCTGAATGCGTTGCAAGCCCTGGAGCAGGCTGCCGGCCGCCAGCGCCCCTACCGCCACGCGCCGCGCACGCTGGACCTGGATCTGCTGCTGTACGGCGATGCCCGTATCGACAGTCCGCTTCTCACCGTGCCGCACCCGCGCATGTGGCAGCGCGCCTTCGTGCTGGTGCCCTTGCACGAGATCGCGCCCGCGCGGGTGGGGCCAGGTGCCTTGGCGGCGGTGGTGGGGCAGGGTGTCC belongs to Ottowia testudinis and includes:
- the murJ gene encoding murein biosynthesis integral membrane protein MurJ — encoded protein: MSLFKAASTVSLLTLVSRITGLVRDLLMASAFGVSGLTDAFNVAFRIPNLLRRLFAEGAFSQAFVPVLASAKARDGEAATKLLIDDVATALTWALLATCVVGVVAAPLLVWALASGLDAQSFDAGVLMTRWMFPYIGCMSLVAFSAGILNTWRHFAVPAATPVLLNLAMIAAAWLGAPWFASMGIEPIYAMAAGVMLGGVLQLGVQIPALRRLGLLPRIGLTWRRLRAAWADPGVRQVLTLMLPALLGVGVAQLSLLINTQIASHLAAGSVTWVWYADRLMEFPTALLGVALGVVLTPQLAAARAGGDQARYSQMLDWGLRLVLMLALPCAAALLVFATPLIATLFHHGRFDGDDVQRVALALMGYGVGLLGLVAIKVLAPGYYASLDIRTPVKIAVAVLVITQLLNLLLVPLLQHAALTLSIALGAMINALWLLIGLIRRGSYRPQDGWALFAVQVLGATLLMSAFLLWGARHFDWLGTAALPRAALLAMMLAVSAAIYFGALLASGVRLRQLLRR
- a CDS encoding SirB1 family protein translates to MKFDFPAPTPLAYFSSLVQRDEGLPLLEAAATLGQDDQPGLDVQQVLHDVDQLAARLHRRLGDGADAVERLRVLNQFFFGDLGFAGNVNDYHNPDNSFLHRVLHTRHGIPVSLAVLWLELAQGLELRASGVGFPGHFLVQVNLSEGRVVIDPFTGQSLGRSELRERIEEFHPELAPAPGSDLPLALYLRPAAPRQILARMLRNLQDIHRTQEDWRRFVQVQDRLITLLPDAWDEVRDRGLALAELGALDRACADLALYLSQAGDTQDRSQVAERLTELGRLMS
- a CDS encoding GlxA family transcriptional regulator; its protein translation is MARDDRGVIDVLFLLLPGSLLLDWAGPAEALRMANAQRAAQGEPPRFRLRFAGPGDGVAGSVGPLLTGLEPLPATLPTPSWVVLVGQPGDAMDLRTPPARAALHWLRGLRLAAGQLELVCVCAGAVIAARAGLLAGRQATTHHQHLDELRAAEPACEVLANRVFVQDGPVWSSAGVTCGIDLALHRIAAACGAPLAARVAQSLVVALRRGPHDAELSPFLRHRDHLHPAVHRVQDALSQAPRQDWPLAAMAQVAHTSPRHLTRLFAEHAGTSPQDYLRTLRLAVAQAGLQAGRSVTQAADLAGFSSDTQLRRAWHRAGLARSPAAARGLNAAND
- a CDS encoding isochorismatase family protein encodes the protein MNSCLLVIDVQESFRHRPFFSERGLPAYLAAQNALIEGCAARGVPIVRVFHQSGPDTPDNPFAAASGHVRALAGLVAFDAAASFTKSRHSALVGTGLDVWLTQHGITRLIVSGIRTEQCCETTARHASDMGWQVDFVPEATLTFDMNQPDGQPLPAAEIVARTATVLKDRFATLCTVDEALARAA
- a CDS encoding AI-2E family transporter — translated: MVASLLLIMWQGLLPGLLCVCLGFLGTRWLSPRLGTLTRSHDHQAPKLAAALMALIPVVLIALLLPRTRGVILDAPATYRDLLAFMARTVMEFGSKLPPDIAAQLPRGAEDVQRVIAAYLASKAGTLATTGRAWLSGLLFAFVGLLIGVLAAARPPVIMLRPLAAQLHLRLTRFGETFRQIVVAQFWIALFNTFLTAVFLLVVLPLWDSRLPYSMALILLTFVAGLVPIVGNLICNGVLTLVGLSVSPVVALACLAFLVAIHKAEYFINAKVIGHRTHMGVWELLSVMFVMEAVFGPAGLVAAPLFYAYAKKELQSSGWV
- the purM gene encoding phosphoribosylformylglycinamidine cyclo-ligase — protein: MSSSPSPTPLNYKDAGVDIDAGDALVERIKPLAKKTLREGVLSGLGGFGALFEVPKRYQEPVLVSGTDGVGTKLRLAFEWAMHDTVGIDLVAMSVNDVLVQGAEPLFFLDYFACGKLDVDTAAAVVGGIAQGCELAGCALIGGETAEMPGMYPPGEYDLAGFCVGAVEKSKILTGQGVAEGDVVLGLASSGVHSNGFSLVRKCIERAGSSLPATLDGRPFKQAVMAPTRIYVKNVLSALAAHPASTGSAQGIKALAHITGGGLLENIPRVLPDGLAAHLTKGSWPRSELFGWLQQTAGIDDTEMNRTFNNGIGMIVVIDAASAAACADSLRAAGEQVYEIGRIAPRGSGAAVVVG
- the hda gene encoding DnaA regulatory inactivator Hda — encoded protein: MKQIALDIGLAPEPTLDGFVAGRNSAALQHLRLWSESTARSPVPTYLWGPQGAGKTHLLRAARAQLLAQGAAVGWLDAGTPPHTPFNEHWGAVLLDDVHLYGAELQHTAFNWFVNAVAPANGRALPVLAAGGLPPADLALREDLRTRLGWGHVFELQVLPESELRAVLRRAADARGVFLPDEVMNFVLGRFSRDLGSLMQLLDHLDRYALQTQRAITIPLVKSMLQNE
- a CDS encoding HAD family hydrolase; this encodes MKLALFDLDHTLIPIDSDHAWGDFVTRIGWTDAAEFKRRNDAFYEQYKAGTLDIAEYIRFTTGPIRRHGPGASAEAQARFMREVIAPAIRPQARALVEAHRKAGDALVIVTATNEFVTRPIAHSFGIDELIAVDLARGPGGWITGEIAGVPSFREGKVTRVAQWLAARGLSFGEVDITFYSDSRNDLPLLEKSQNPVATNPDATLRAIAIQRGWRILELFPQEENA
- the pcnB gene encoding polynucleotide adenylyltransferase PcnB; this translates as MINKFIGRLIDKATAGSKGRKRFGKRAEIGPDGHGINPALVDERAANVVRTLKEAGYEAYIVGGAVRDLLLGLKPKDFDVATNATPEQVKQLFRRAFIIGRRFRIVHVVYGRGREHEVIEVSTFRAYMDNAAAEAVSGNERTAKGQLAGMKHAVDASGRVLRDNVWGSQEEDAARRDFTVNAMYYDPETRVVVDYHSGIQDSRKKLLRMIGDAATRYREDPVRIMRAVRFGAKLSGLGFTLEPKTAKPLVEARALLAEVPQSRLFDEMIKLLQTGHAVPSVDQLRKLGLGKGIYPLLDVVVERADQPFVKAALADTDRRVSEGKPVAPSFLLACVLWQDVLAGWKARLARAEHPFPALQDAIDEVFDARIGDVSGRGKLGADMREIWMMQPRFEKRSGNTPFSLAEQPRFRAGFDFLRLRADVGEIDEELADWWQAFSLADDGVRESLVRELRAEQQRVKKQQPPRVHRVPKQPLAPEGQAQEAPESVADEAGEDSTATPAKKRRRRRRKPSSGNGGAPAAPAPSGGD
- the folK gene encoding 2-amino-4-hydroxy-6-hydroxymethyldihydropteridine diphosphokinase, giving the protein MELFEREPVTAYVALGANLGDAAAALRQAIGALNQLPGTHVSAHSSLYRTAPVDATGPDYVNAAVQLSTRLTAPDLLNALQALEQAAGRQRPYRHAPRTLDLDLLLYGDARIDSPLLTVPHPRMWQRAFVLVPLHEIAPARVGPGALAAVVGQGVRRLD